From the Paenibacillus sp. MMS20-IR301 genome, the window CCCATCTCATCATCAGCCTGATAAGTGATCGGGCAATCCATGTTGCCCTGCACAATCTGTTCAGCCACAAGCGTAAGCTCCCGGAGAGGCAGTAACACTTGTCTCGTAATGATCCGGGTCATCCAGACCGTGCAGAAGATCAGCGGGAATGAAACTATAATGACCACAGGAATAATCCCATAATACGCATCGCCTGCAGAGGAATCGCCATTGATTCCGGTACCGATAGCTACAGAGGACAGGAGCAGCAGGGGAAGCAGGATAATGATATACATCGAAGTAATCATTTTAAAGCGGAGGCCTGGTTTTTTCATTTATATCCCCCCGTGAAATTTATAGCCGATGCCTCGGATGGTAAGAATGTACCGGGGGTTTGCAGGATCTGTTTCGATTTTTTCCCGTATCTTTTTGATATGCACCGTTACCGTATTCAGATCGCCGTATTCATGTCCCCCCCAGGCATTACCGAATATCTGCTCCCGGGTAAACACCTGATTGGGATGGGCCGCGAGGAAGCGGAGCACCTCGAATTCCCTCGCCGGGAAATGGACAATCTCATTGCGGACCCGGACCTCGTAGGCTTTGAGATCCAGCTCCAGGCCCGGATATACGACTGTATCCTGCTGCCGTGAAGGCAGATTTAGCCCGTTAAACCGCCTAAGCTGTGCTTTTACCCGGGCAACAATTTCACTTGGACTGAAGGGTTTCACCACATAGTCATCCGCTCCAAGGCCAAGGCCCAGGATTTTGTCGGAATCCCGTTTTTTTGCGCTGAGCATGATGATGGGAATGTCGGATTCCGTGCGTATTCTGCGGCATACCTCCATGCCATCGAGCAGCGGCAGCATAATATCAAGGAGAATGAGCTGCGGCCGGAACCGGGAGAAAGACCGGAGCGCTTCTTCACCGTCAGGGCAGATGAGCACCTCATAACGTTCAATCTCCAGGTAATCCTTGATCAGTTCGGCGATCTCCGGCTCATCTTCGACAATCATAATCCGTTCGCTTGCCATAGTAGGGACACATCCGTTTTCATATGATTATTGTTCTATATAAGACTTACTTATGAAGATTTAAACTTGAAGCTTAGTCGGCACTGCGGTGAACATTTGGACTTCCGGCCGCTGTTGTCCCCAGATTTCTTGATTAGAACCGCTGGTCGCGGTAGAAATCCGGTGACTGCTTATGCTTCCGAAGTAGCTTTCCTGGGGAAAGCTTTTAGGCGGACGCTATCGCTCCTACAGTTCCAAATATCCCCTCCGCTTCTTTCGCTTTTGTTAATGTCTATAGTGTGTCTTATATAGAAACCATCATATCTGATTTGGATATATCCGTAAATCAGCCTGTTTTAAAGCTGACCAATGACAGCAGCAGCAGCAACGCCCCGGCAATAATAAGCACAAATGTGAGAATTCGTTTTTTCATAGTCAAGTCTCCTTCATATCTGTTATTTGATTTCCATCTTTCTGAAGCTCATGATCCCGGCCCAGGCAAACAGGAGGATAGTGGCAATGGGAATAAGAATCAGGAGGGCAAGCTCATGCGCGGTCAGCTGGAAGTTGCCGATCTCCAGAAACAGCTTAAATACGGTATGCTCGTAAAATGTTTTGTACATTGCCGATTTTGAGCTCAGCCATTCGGAGATGGTGTCGAAGAACAGGAGTACCAGAAGCACCGCGCCAATGGTTACTCCGCTTATGGTCGTTGTAACTGCGAACACAGCAACAATCGAAGCAAAGGCGGCTGAATAAAGTATCGTAAAGGCAAGCGTACGCAGAAAATAAAGGGCCGCATGCAAGTCCGGGAGGCTGCCAAAGCCATTCAGCACACTGCCCGCTGCCGTGCATATTACAGGAATGGTCAGCATCAAAATAATAATGCCGGCTGCATAAGCTGCCAGCTTGGCAGTATAAATCTGCCTCCGGCTATACCCTGAAGCCGCCGAAATTTTCATAATTCCGAGGCCGTGCTCACCTGAGAGGAAGAAGCCCCCCACTACGGCTAACGAGATTTTCAGCACAAGCACATTAACCTGTATCCCGTAGCCAAGCCCTGCGATGCCGCTGAATACCTTCTGGCTTGAACCCATATAATTAATCACTGCGGACAAGAGAACCGCCAGGATGATAAAAGTGAAGATCAGCATCCGGAACGAGGGCTCTTTGTATAATTTGTACAGCTCAGACCGCAACAGATTTACCATTGTCCGCGCCTCCGATCAGCTTGGTGTAATACCGCTCCAGCT encodes:
- a CDS encoding response regulator transcription factor, which codes for MASERIMIVEDEPEIAELIKDYLEIERYEVLICPDGEEALRSFSRFRPQLILLDIMLPLLDGMEVCRRIRTESDIPIIMLSAKKRDSDKILGLGLGADDYVVKPFSPSEIVARVKAQLRRFNGLNLPSRQQDTVVYPGLELDLKAYEVRVRNEIVHFPAREFEVLRFLAAHPNQVFTREQIFGNAWGGHEYGDLNTVTVHIKKIREKIETDPANPRYILTIRGIGYKFHGGI
- a CDS encoding ABC transporter permease, producing MVNLLRSELYKLYKEPSFRMLIFTFIILAVLLSAVINYMGSSQKVFSGIAGLGYGIQVNVLVLKISLAVVGGFFLSGEHGLGIMKISAASGYSRRQIYTAKLAAYAAGIIILMLTIPVICTAAGSVLNGFGSLPDLHAALYFLRTLAFTILYSAAFASIVAVFAVTTTISGVTIGAVLLVLLFFDTISEWLSSKSAMYKTFYEHTVFKLFLEIGNFQLTAHELALLILIPIATILLFAWAGIMSFRKMEIK